The Bombus terrestris chromosome 16, iyBomTerr1.2, whole genome shotgun sequence genome includes a region encoding these proteins:
- the LOC100645102 gene encoding uncharacterized protein LOC100645102 isoform X5, whose translation MSFVLKLGTVETSLEKKNSNSSQSSSSVNQETSNTTGTDDASSKPQILQCLESAAEIPAGHVISFSTVKSVSVTYPVAKAVREVQRITGPQTNTTQVLSTRVISQKLPSSSHQTQSAPLTLNASSNVTHVPVNAQSLSSPGSGVAHVYPLQHATVSTQSKQQTRNQVVVTCEGKQQQQQTTTISSLQASMPLKVQPVPSQLVVSNNAVRAITTATSLPNIQRIHVKTQNLVGQGQTVNLQKVKAVTNVSQGVTVQRNSVPRIQTAQKSQMSSTGTAQTTQFAVNQVTNNTNVQRTQQQGNSTLQKAQANAANTQKIAQVYNNQKVSSQMLSSHPNHKAQLQQIPSNQQQGLQKLQVQSQKTVTVPRQQSNAAAVNNVQKCGNSVTGMQKVQVMGQVQCQQQLPQVQKHVQQVQPPTQHQRSQTTTALQKSQTATTVNSSRVQSFASACKSNSVPNISKTLQNANLLTVNKQPVISQPQQSQQVHIQNSSQLQQQLLQQTSQAQQQSQQQAAQKQQPQQQQQANTNPQTQKSLSITNVHQKTIAATIPNNQRTQVVNSKIQQQQMVMRVGVTKNQAQNLQQSNLKSSVPQKIANTVKTSNSQNVVQQSLHRNANAQPVKIIQQQQNVIGPQNAQKQPGCIKTIPPQKPAQRNHTQKVTGIKTSLNTNVAAVKGQGPATAIAQKASIKTLLPQQTVATNMLMHKNQPIKIQQQAIQQKQLITTSQFSQQVRQQSGQVKTLLPVTSMEPRKDVENKIEPELRESKEDERQQRPITPIIRIPPPYECLQYVLQDHNYGAPPPRTPSPPSPPSHAKQPINGAGSSSTTSQHPYIYGKVVSGANMDDDAASAISSEIGRDAELEGEETETAPEGEGDDEDSVTRCICDFEHDDGYMICCDRCLVWQHVDCMGIDRSNIPDEYLCEICRPRRVDRQRARALQMRKREELLNSDTSSDTSSTSSADTDVGVSTIPKKRTLQQQIPRRKSEPPQVRRLNNNNNNNNNNVAKRQRRDSHPRQSSAVRKKEATKRGPGKRKAKRRMSLEDKEEETQDTWSSNVAPLRQWIERYEEAVTNHYSPELRARISSIKVNGTHSDLRQSNMNIIATGKCRLNVHSNNVRFLVATMYLPPNTPVVELRGKYMLSTQHRPSYPQGRHHTQRPGPFVFFYRLPRDGTEVCVDTRTYGNDARFVRRSCKPNAEVKHCIEKGTLHLYIVTTSAIEKNAEITIRHEQHDLLLSPNPNGPMMPIVCACNNPRECQIVSLNQLNRRGSNGALAENADGRERRRRGRRNTICEDSDSSTVISNNTVITQPAPPPTTVSSSVSAPPRRTVTTTVANTVRQIPKEETLTLVQQPQTSPNLSQPIVSETKKDKKKMTREERKMEAIMKAFERLEKAEQRKQEVQARNAQRKESGGTHSDNEDSHSVTIQTKQKQQNSDRPLRRKRRKGRARTTSTSQSQSSSRRTRLNSADSDESSGEESNSMQSPPLLSQNHSQSRDAPYHLHAPAKSTNENVTTAAHQGIPTAAGLLLALANSNAPGPSSPPLQQPTPVKSPTCDSGASSSSQSSTPSTPLSSACLLVAAAVGPLAPGFKFPKTKKVLMNEWLKESPDPPQSNISQISPLPTLPPASATNSINPLCRSSDFSLPTDSSAEFLTQSYAAKSLATLVQAANSVSGICDSPPQRKQQAISGNTVCPVSTGSAKKRWLRQAISEECDSPNSRPESPPASEMVAPPKKRRIARESLSSDNYTPPTTPTMLVPESTPNNRSLCPAEDDFIEHLQSSLVDQNEEGHTTTESVKQEVASHEHANSNEAVRQKLSIDIPQDFHLKTVKSEKHLVIDTSIMKEENIGMKKEEKDEMDCDTYMHLESKSFIKNELRSVKNEPVGHQKNKSKKEYIIKKEENLDMEKGTVEIVDQNEGDTEMEDFSSPIAVMESDAILKERVAEMKLEFGGSISEMVKVEDDKCDDDKRFEDAKCEIKSDDNMSIDEFDVEAQMKKITGDDGNDYKEKVDTSSEKDKSMDGIEGLMESSKEDSESEDKDIDDVKYESPSFKSFNLNHEEKLFKEFGSKSEPECIIENNIKEIEQSQESQKIEQPSAFVTSSEESIFESVSSNMDTESITEPPKSFHSIPPLSERIRKKTEATSAPKSQLNFEAAIIESTIDMETEDESKNGEQKSMLSTALRELLEAKLDDLTNESAKEEVIEENNTPYIEPKSETSEQIIEIQECTTKPIPQNIHNEETPVKEEEAPPKEIKRLKDPRTVVPNSMPAPAFKPETIPPVKRKLSISEYRKRKQQSSGTPPEPEPSSDASTTDKGGARGRSDSASSGTSSLSSDEEGSKISLSLDVPTLTTLPLFTNVEGEEKKG comes from the exons ATGAGCTTCGTCTTAAAGTTGGGCACCGTAGAAACATCCCTCGAGAAGAAGAACTCCAATAGCAGTCAGTCGTCCTCGTCGGTGAATCAGGAAACATCGAACACGACGGGAACCGACGATGCCAGCAGCAAACCACAGATCCTTCAATGTTTGGAGAGTGCCGCAGAAATTCCAGCTGGTCATGTTATTTCCTTTTCCACCGTGAAATCAGTTAGCGTTACCTATCCAGTAGCAAAAGCCGTTAGGGAGGTGCAGAGAATCACTGGACCTCAAACGAATACCACCCAGGTGCTGTCGACTCGCGTCATCTCTCAGAAATTACCGTCGTCTAGCCATCAAACACAGTCCGCGCCTTTAACGCTGAACGCATCCTCCAACGTAACCCATGTTCCGGTAAACGCTCAATCTTTATCATCTCCAGGTAGCGGAGTAGCACATGTGTATCCTTTGCAGCATGCCACAGTATCCACGCAGAGCAAACAGCAAACTAGAAATCAGGTGGTCGTCACCTGTGAGGGcaagcaacaacagcaacagacGACCACGATATCTAGTTTGCAGGCTAGCATGCCTTTAAAAGTCCAACCGGTCCCTTCGCAGCTTGTCGTAAGCAACAACGCGGTTAGAGCCATCACTACCGCGACTTCATTGCCCAACATTCAAAGGATACACGTGAAAACGCAAAATCTCGTCGGACAGGGTCAGACGGTTAACTTGCAGAAAGTGAAGGCTGTGACGAATGTCAGTCAAGGGGTAACCGTGCAGAGGAACTCCGTACCTAGGATACAGACCGCACAGAAGAGCCAAATGTCGTCGACTGGTACCGCTCAAACCACTCAGTTTGCTGTTAATCAAGTCACGAACAATACCAACGTACAGAGAACCCAACAACAAGGGAATTCGACGCTTCAAAAAGCTCAAGCAAACGCCGCGAACACGCAGAAAATAGCGCAGGTCTACAATAACCAAAAGGTATCGTCGCAGATGTTAAGTAGCCATCCGAATCATAAGGCACAACTACAACAAATACCGAGTAATCAACAGCAGGGCTTACAGAAATTACAGGTTCAGTCGCAGAAGACCGTGACTGTGCCTAGGCAACAATCGAACGCTGCGGCGGTGAATAACGTCCAAAAATGTGGCAACTCCGTAACTGGTATGCAGAAGGTACAAGTAATGGGGCAAGTACAATGTCAGCAACAGTTACCGCAGGTTCAGAAACACGTGCAACAAGTTCAACCGCCGACGCAGCATCAGAGATCACAAACTACGACGGCTTTGCAAAAGTCTCAGACTGCGACCACGGTTAATTCCAGCAGAGTACAATCTTTCGCGAGCGCTTGCAAGAGTAACAGCGTTCCAAATATCAGTAAAACGCTCCAGAACGCCAACTTATTAACCGTAAACAAACAACCAGTGATCTCACAGCCACAACAATCGCAGCAAGTACATATCCAGAACTCGTCCCAATTGCAACAACAGTTGCTACAGCAAACTTCGCAAGCACAACAACAGTCGCAGCAACAAGCGGCGCAGAAACAACAACCTCAGCAGCAACAACAAGCAAATACGAATCCACAAACACAGAAAAGTCTCAGTATTACGAATGTTCATCAAAAGACGATCGCTGCGACCATCCCCAATAACCAACGAACTCAGGTAGTTAACTCCAAgatacaacaacaacaaatGGTCATGAGAGTAGGTGTGACGAAGAATCAAGCGCAAAATTTACAGCAGAGCAACCTGAAAAGTAGTGTACCTCAGAAAATTGCAAATACCGTAAAAACTTCGAACTCGCAGAACGTCGTGCAACAGTCGTTGCATAGAAATGCGAATGCGCAGCCAGTGAAAATAATTCAGCAACAACAGAACGTTATAGGGCCACAGAATGCTCAAAAACAACCTGGATGCATCAAAACGATACCTCCTCAAAAACCAGCTCAAAGGAACCACACGCAAAAAGTAACCGGTATTAAGACCTCTCTAAATACAAACGTAGCTGCAGTGAAAGGTCAAGGTCCGGCAACTGCGATCGCACAAAAGGCAAGCATCAAAACCTTGCTTCCTCAACAGACTGTTGCCACGAATATGTTGATGCATAAAAATCAGCCGATTAAAATACAGCAGCAAGCTATACAACAAAAACAACTTATTACAACGTCACAGTTTTCCCAGCAAGTTAGACAACAATCTGGACAAGTAAAGACGTTACTGCCAGTAACTAGCATGGAACCTCGCAAAGATGTTGAGAATAA aaTCGAACCCGAGCTACGCGAATCTAAAGAAGACGAACGTCAACAACGTCCTATAACTCCAATTATAAGAATACCTCCGCCTTACGAG TGTCTTCAGTACGTCCTACAGGATCACAATTATGGGGCACCACCACCACGAACACCGTCACCTCCGTCACCCCCATCTCATGCAAAACAGCCTATCAACGGTGCCGGAAGTTCGTCTACGACTTCTCAGCATCCTTACATTTATGGAAAAG TTGTTAGTGGCGCTAATATGGACGACGATGCAGCCAGTGCTATCAGCAGCGAAATAGGCAGGGACGCAGAACTGGAAGGCGAAGAAACCGAAACTGCTCCCGAGGGTGAAGGGGATGATGAAGATAGTGTTACTAGATGTATATG CGACTTTGAACATGATGATGGATACATGATCTGTTGTGATCGTTGTCT agTTTGGCAACACGTTGATTGCATGGGTATAGATCGTTCTAACATTCCTGACGAATACCTCTGTGAGATTTGTCGACCGCGACGAGTAGATAGGCAAAGAGCTCGTGCTTTGCAAATGCGTAAACGCGAGGAATTGCTAAATTCAGATACATCATCCGATACATCGTCCACCAGTTCAGCAGATACTGATGTTGGGGTCAGTACGATCCCCAAGAAACGAACTTTGCAACAACAAATTCCTCGACGAAAATCCGAACCACCGCAAGTAAGACGATtgaacaacaataacaacaacaataataataacgtcgCGAAAAGGCAGAGGAGAGATTCTCATCCGAGACAATCCAGTGCTGTTCGTAAAAAAGAAGCTACAAAGCGAGGCCCGGGTAAACGTAAAGCTAAACGGAGAATGAGTTTGGAAGATAAAGAAGAGGAAACTCAAGATACGTGGAGCTCCAACGTCGCGCCACTAAGACAGTGGATCGAACGTTACGAGGAAGCAGTAACAAATCACTATAGTCCAGAATTACGAGCTAGGATATCATCTATCAAAGTAAATGGTACACACAGTGATTTGAGACAGAGCAACATGAATATCATTGCCACCGGAAAGTGTAGGCTCAACGTACATAGTAACAACGTTAGG TTTTTAGTAGCAACGATGTATCTCCCACCAAACACACCCGTCGTTGAATTACGAGGAAAGTATATGTTAAGTACGCAACATCGACCGTCCTATCCTCAAGGAAGGCATCATACCCAGAGGCCCGGACCCTTTGTATTCTTTTACCGATTACCACGAGACGGAACAGAAGTCTGTGTAGACACAAGAACGTATGGAAACGATGCTAGATTTGTGCGACGTAGTTGTAAACCTAACGCGGAAGTGAAACATTGTATAGAAAAAGGAACGTTACATTTGTATATTGTGACTACAAGCGCGATTGAGAAAAATGCCGAAATTACGATCAGACACGAACAACATGATCTCTTGCTATCGCCTAATCCAAATGGCCCCATGATGCCCATTGTCTGTGCGTGTAATAACCCAAGGGAATGTCAAATAGTGTCTCTAAATCAGTTGAATAGAAGAGGAAGCAACGGAGCATTGGCTGAGAATGCAGATGGCCGAGAGAGGAGACGAAGGGGTAGACGAAACACAATTTGCGAGGACAGCGATTCCTCGACCGTGATATCTAATAATACTGTCATCACGCAACCTGCACCACCGCCGACGACAGTGTCATCATCGGTATCCGCGCCACCAAGAAGGACAGTTACAACCACCGTTGCAAATACGGTGCGCCAAATACCTAAAGAGGAAACGCTTACGTTAGTGCAGCAGCCACAAACTTCCCCGAATTTAAGTCAACCAATAGTGTCAGAGACTAAGAAAGACAAGAAGAAGATGActagagaagagagaaagatggAAGCTATTATGAAAGCTTTCGAGAGGCTCGAAAAAGCAGAACAAAGAAAACAAGAAGTTCAAGCACGAAATGCACAGCGGAAGGAGTCTGGTGGTACGCATAGCGATAATGAAGATAGTCATAGTGTCACGATACAAAcaaagcaaaaacaacaaaattCCGATAGACCTTTAAGGCGGAAGAGAAGAAAGGGTAGAGCAAGGACTACTAGTACTTCTCAATCGCAAAGTAGCAGTCGAAGAACCAGACTGAATTCCGCAGATTCAGACGAATCGTCCGGAGAAGAAAGCAATTCGATGCAGTCGCCACCTTTGTTGAGCCAAAATCATTCGCAAAGTCGAGATGCTCCTTATCACCTGCATGCTCCTGCGAAAAGTACGAACGAGAACGTTACTACAGCTGCTCATCAAGGAATACCAACGGCTGCTGGTTTACTGTTAGCTTTAGCAAATTCTAACGCACCTGGACCGAGTTCGCCTCCTTTGCAACAACCAACGCCAGTTAAAAGTCCAACCTGTGACAGCGGTGCAAGCAGCAGCTCCCAAAGTTCAACTCCATCCACTCCTTTATCCTCGGCTTGCTTGTTAGTCGCAGCGGCGGTTGGTCCTCTAGCTCCTGGCTTCAAATTTCCGAAAACCAAGAAAGTTCTAATGAATGAATGGTTAAAAGAGTCACCCGATCCACCGCAAAGCAATATATCTCAGATATCACCGTTACCAACATTACCACCGGCTTCTGCGACGAATTCGATAAATCCTCTTTGCAGGTCTTCGGATTTTTCTTTGCCGACGGACTCATCTGCAGAATTCTTAACGCAGAGTTATGCAGCCAAAAGTTTAGCCACTCTTGTGCAGGCGGCGAATTCAGTATCTGGAATATGCGATTCACCGCCGCAACGTAAACAACAAGCAATCAGTGGAAATACGGTTTGCCCTGTTTCTACGGGATCTGCCAAGAAAAGATGGTTACGTCAAGCCATTTCTGAAGAATGTGATTCACCAAATAGTCGACCGGAGAGTCCGCCGGCCAGTGAAATGGTAGCTCCACCGAAGAAAAGAAGGATAGCTAGAGAAAGTTTATCGTCAGACAATTACACTCCACCCACTACACCTACTATGTTAGTTCCTGAGTCCACTCCGAATAATAGATCTTTGTGTCCTGCTGAA GACGATTTCATCGAACACCTGCAATCCTCGTTGGTTGATCAGAATGAAGAAGGTCACACGACAACAGAATCTGTAAAGCAAGAGGTTGCCTCGCACGAACACGCGAATTCAAACGAGGCCGTACGACAAAAACTTTCGATAGATATTCCACAGGATTTTCATCTTAAAACAGTAAAATCCGAGAAACATTTAGTGATAGACACTTCGATAATGAAAGAAGAGAACATCGGaatgaagaaagaagagaaagatgaaATGGATTGTGACACTTACATGCACTTGGAGTCAAAATCTTTTATCAAGAATGAATTGCGATCTGTTAAAAACGAACCGGTTGGTCATCAGAAAAATAAGAGCAAGAAGGAATATAttataaagaaagaagagaatttGGATATGGAAAAGGGTACCGTCGAGATAGTCGATCAAAACGAAGGAGACACGGAAATGGAAGATTTCAGCTCTCCAATCGCTGTTATGGAATCGGATGCAATTCTGAAGGAACGCGTGGCTGAGATGAAACTGGAATTCGGAGGTAGTATAAGTGAGATGGTTAAAGTTGAAGATGATAAGTGTGATGATGATAAAAGATTCGAAGACGCGAAGTGCGAAATCAAATCTGACGACAACATGTCGATCGACGAATTTGACGTTGAAGCTCAAATGAAGAAAATTACTGGTGACGATGGAAATGATTATAAGGAAAAAGTAGACACTAGTTCGGAGAAGGATAAAAGCATGGATGGTATTGAGGGTCTGATGGAGAGCTCCAAAGAAGATTCCGAATCTGAGGATAAAGACATAGATGATGTGAAATACGAGTCGCCATCATTCAAATCATTCAATTTAAACCACGAGGAAAAGTTATTCAAAGAATTCGGAAGCAAATCCGAACCAGAATGTATCATTGAGAATAACATTAAAGAAATCGAACAGAGCCAGGAATCTCAGAAAATTGAACAGCCGTCCGCGTTCGTTACTTCATCCGAAGAATCCATTTTTGAGTCTGTGTCTTCCAACATGGACACAGAATCCATTACAGAACCACCAAAGAGTTTTCATTCCATTCCACCATTAAGTGAACGAATTCGTAAAAAGACAGAAGCAACAAGTGCTCCAAAAAGCCAATTGAATTTTGAAGCAGCTATTATCGAATCTACCATTGATATGGAGACGGAAGATGAATCCAAAAATGGTGAACAAAAGTCTATGCTCTCGACGGCGTTAAGGGAATTGCTGGAAGCTAAGTTAGATGATCTAACAAACGAGAGCGCTAAAGAAGAAGTTATCGAAGAAAATAATACACCATACATCGAGCCAAAGTCTGAAACTTCTGAGCAGATTATAGAGATACAAGAGTGTAcgacaaaaccaatccctcaaAATATTCACAATGAAGAAACTCCAGTAAAAGAGGAGGAAGCTCCGCCTAAGGAAATCAAACGATTAAAGGACCCGAGAACTGTCGTTCCAAATAGTATGCCAGCTCCTGCATTTAAACCCGAAACAATCCCCCCTGTTAAACGAAAG TTGTCCATATCAGAATACCGTAAACGCAAACAGCAATCGTCTGGTACGCCTCCAGAACCTGAACCGTCAAGTGATGCTTCTACAACAGATAAGGGAGGAGCTAGAGGTAGATCAGACAGTGCGAGCAGTGGAACTTCGTCGCTCAGTTCCGATGAGGAAGGTTCCAAAATCTCATTATCTCTTGATGTACCAACCTTAACCACATTACCGCTTTTCACGAACGTGGAAGGCGAGGAAAAGAAAGGTTAA